DNA from Cynocephalus volans isolate mCynVol1 chromosome 2, mCynVol1.pri, whole genome shotgun sequence:
GCTACCCATTTCTCACCAGATTAAATGCACGTGCCACAACCTGTCATCCAAGGCTCCTTTCTAGTCTTATTTCCTTACTGTTCTTCCAACTCCGTTCAAATCGCCCTTCTACTCCTTGGCCTTTCCTCGCTCTCCTCATCTCTGCAGCCTCTCCGCATATGCCACCTGCCCCAGGATTTTCCTGATCCTACCTCCAGTGCCCTTCACTGCTCCCACCTCTGAATCCCTTCAACGCACTCTATGTTTTTCTCTAAGGCACACCAGGGCGTTTGTGAAAACGCGTTGTCTCCCTAATCCCTGTTGAGATCCTTAGTTGTCTCTGAGTATTCACCTTCCCTACTACGCGGTGCCCACTCAAAAGAGGGGTGCAACAAATACTTGTCCATTTGAACTCCAGTAAACCCCGAGGGCAGAAACTTTGGTcttttgtatccccagtgcctccacagttcttggcacatagtaggctgcCAATGAATATTGTTGAAGGAATTGAACGTCCGAACTGCAAGCCCTGCGTGGAGCCCTGCCGAGCTCCGGCAGATACAGGAGGGGCCGATCGCACCGTGCCGGGGATGGAGCAGGAGGCACCACCTCTCTGGCATGGCGGGATTGAGGCTTGGCGTCCGGGACAAGCTCTGCAAGCGCGCTCCACCGTCCTCCTCTCCGTGGGCCAGACGCCGCAAGGGTGGCTTAAACCTgccttattgaaaaaaaatttaaaaactgctgTCTATATTATATGTCTGTGGATACACACATTCTCATATTACCGACATTacgtatatacacatatgcatgcataaaatacacaaatatacacaatacCTATCCaggtatgtacatacatatataattagtaaatacataaatataaataaatatagatgttCAGCCTTAACTCCGACAAGGTTAGCATGACCGGGAGGACGACGGTGACGCCCCCTCGCTGGTCTCGGACAGCAGGACAGGTGTCCGCGCGCTCGGCTTGCAGGCGCCCAAGGCTCGGCTACTCGCTGCGGGGCTTGGGCCTTCCGGGTTTCCGTCCGCCCCTGCCGCCATTGGCTGGGTTCGGCTCAGCTGACAGGCGGCGGCTGGGCTGGGGAGCTTCGAGGATGGCGGCGTCTGGGGCGCTGATACTGCGGGAGAGCCCCAGGTAGTTGTTTGGCTGTTTGGCTAAGCACGTGGGGTAGCCGTGCCCCAGGTGCCTCATCCGCGCAAGGGTGTCCCTGCTGCCTGTTGCCTCGACGCCGTGGCGGCCCCGGGGCGGAAAGGGTGGGCGTAGGGCTGCCGAGGGCGAAGCGCGGGCCCCGCAGGTCCGTGGAGAAGTGCATGGGACCCTGTGACTCCCCCACCTTCTCGGTGGTTCAGTTGCGTGGGGCTCACAGCGCCTGGCAGCTGAGGTCTGTAGGAAAGAATGTGGCCTGTGTCACCGTTCACAGACTCCGATAACAGAAGTGCCCAGGTGCTACCTTGAGTGCAAATCACGGGGAAGGGTGTTCCGTTtccattttctattctctttcagACCTGATGATGATGAGATGGGCTCACACTGGTGCTGGAGGGTCTTTAATACCTAACACGTATTAATATTCCCCTTTAAATCAAGAGCGAAAAGGCCTCAGGCCAGGAGTTTTTGGCTGGTAACCAGACGTATTCAGCTAGACTTCGGTAGCATTgctttgtttcaattttatttttagttaatttctaTTTAATGGTAGGTAAGGTTGGCTGTCCATGGTGGTCATATAAAGTTCCcttcttaaataaaattatttgagtaAGATGACTCAatttagtgaaaaataaataatattgcagGTGATTGTGTGGATACAGAAAAAGTATTGAAGTATATGACAGATCATTGAAgttgaaaaattatttctttgtgccTAGATTGGGCAGAAATCTTCCTGAAGAGAGttgtcattttatagtttttccttcttcctggatttCTATGGTTCTTACAGCCGGTTTCTTTTTTCATACCAATGTCCTGGTGAATATACACTACATCAGTAAATCCAATATGGTGCAGTGGAATTGTTCCTTTCACATCATTAAAAGTTGATTATTACAATTGACACAGGGTTTTAAAACAACTGTGTAATTAGTGACCCCAAATGACTTTGtgtgtagtattttttttttttaatccattatttGCCATGCAGTATTTATGTTTTTGGTGTAATTGCCTTAATTGTGCTTCCCTCCTCCTACTCCTTTCAGAGTTCCATTTTGGATTAAGTAATTAAACATCCACTGCTAAATTCATGTCATTCCTCCAGAGCCCAAGCTTCCCTTAGTAGTTTGCTTTGCCCATGGGAAAGAGAACATTTGCTAAACGTGCCTTTTCAACAGAAGTAGTTttgggaaggattttttttttggaaatgttcAGATTGCCTTGCCTCTTTTACTGGTGGCTGTcaatgtttttctgtatttcactCAGACTTACCATATAGAAATCAGAGTtgttgaaataaaaacttatagaCAACTACAGCAAGTACAGTTCATCTtggaaaactcattttaaaactttgttttatgaatttatttagcATGAAAAAAGCAGTGTCGCTGATAAATGCAATAGATATAGGAAGATTTCCTCGATTGCTCACCCGAATTCTGCAAAAGCTTCACCTGAAGGtttgtatttttgtgtttctatagcTTGATTCCACTGAAACTCTGTGTTATTTGGAGAACTTTTTGCCCAGGATTGTGTTCTCCAATGTGTTCTCAGGAACACTGGGTCTATGGAAGATATCATAATGGTCCATGGTCAAAAGTTTGGGAatctctttctttaataaagttaatttttttgatTATGAAACTTTTCAGAGTATTTTACATGCTAGTGTTTGTGGTAAATATTCAGGGGCGAATATAGTGTGTAACATTTTCCAAATGTGTTTGGACTTGGAACTGTtttatcatggtgtatattttGGGACTGTTATTCTGTGGAACATGCTTTCGGAAAATTCTGATTTCATGCTTTCATTCTTcctcttaaaaataattctgtgatATTTACTATCAACCAATATTtaatctttcatttaattttgtttctctttcacttttacttCAAAGGTATGGTTGTTTTACACATCACTACTTGGTCACCAATCcaagttaattttttattaggTTACAAAAATTTAGTTTTATCCAAAACTTGTTTATGGAGCACCCACTAACTGCTCTGCCTGGTGCCAGGCATCCGCACCCAATGAGAACTGGAGACTGTTgcactttcctcttcttttttcagccAGGAGCCATCCCCAAAGCCATGCCCTTTCCCCCTCTGAAGTGTCTCTCAAATCCAGGTTCTCCTTATAGTCTTAGTTCAGATCCTTATTATTTTTCCGTTGGACTACAGTAGTTACCTTCAAATTGGTATCCCTGCCTGTATGTAGTCTTCTGCCTTCCTATTGCTTCTTCCTAATACTATTCCAGTTATCtttctgaatgtttttttttcctaaaaaaagatCGTATTTTTACAGTGTTCAAAGCCATCAGTGACTATCACATGGAGAAAAGTTCAAAATCCTTAGCATTGTCTTATAATGTCATGAGACCCATTACAAAATGACTGCAATCTACATTCTCCCCACTTTGCAAGTGCTGCAGTCACACTGTACAGTGCTCATTTACTattacatgccataaaattttTCACCTATGTGTTTGTGCATATACTCTTCTCCTCACCTACAAATGTTCTTCTTCCCTTCTTTAGTGAGTAAACTGTTCATCTTACAAGGATTTCACATCTCACTTTCTGTagagtttgtttttctctcttccgTGTTTCTAAACATTCTCCTCACTTTAGTTCTGCATCATAAGTATTTGTTTCATGATTAGAGAGCAACCAGATTTCTAAACCTCTTCACACTCTTCCTGTCTCTGGCCTTAAATATCTCGAGGATCAGTTCTTACTCATCTTTATGTTTCCTTTACCTAACACATTGCTGCTTATACagttggcactcagtaaatattcttAGAATTAATTCCTTCTTTGCCataagaaacacaaaacaaatgtAGGTCCTCTAAATTTCTGCCTGTAATTTGGGATGTAGTTggaaagagaggaggaataaCAACAATAGTAGCAACATTCTGTGGTATTTGCTATTTATAAACATCGACATTGCTCCCTCTGTAACTGGTACTGTTCTAATGACTTTATATTATTAACTCatctaatccttacaacaacgtgaagtaggtactattgttaCCCTTATTTTATACATTAGGAAGCTCAGATAGAGATCAATTAAGTAACTTCCCCAAGGTTATATAGCTTGCTTATAAGGTAGTTTGGCTCCAGGATCCATTCCCTTACCCCATTAGACTAAACCTCAAGAAAAAGTATGAAACCTTATCCAAATCAGCCCAAAAGTGAATGATGCAGGCGATAGATACACAAATCCTGCTATATTTCCTGAGCTGGGGCATGCTTTCTTAAATATGTAAAGCAGTATGGGACAAGAAACTCTTATACATATGTTTTGCTCTTCATACTGAGGGACGATGAAACATTTGCAGGGAAAATCGTGATGGTGTTTTCTGACCCTCTCAGTCACCTCTGGAGTTGAGAATAAGTTAATATCTGTCTTAGAGTTAACCGAATGGCTGAAGCATTCCACAGAGGTGCTTGAATCCTCTGCCATCAGATGTAGGGGAATGGAGATAAGAAGATGTGCTTGTTGAGAACTGAAGCaactaaagacaaaaataggTATATAAATACTTGCTTGCTAAGAAAATGTCAggaaagatgtaatttttttttttcctggacaaTTTCAGGGGATGATCTTGTAGAGGGGCTCCTAATGTGATAAGGGCTCTTAAAGTTGACAGTGAATTTCAGAATCTGCCACCTTTTGTATATTCTAGTTCTATCAAGTTGCCCTTTGTCTAGAGATAAGCAGAGCCCTTAGAACAGTGGTACTTGAGGCAGGTAGATCAATAAAGAGGTTTGGAGATTTGGTTTCCACTCTAAATGTCATTAGCTtggcactttgatttttatcaagTTTAATCTCATTATAGGCAGAAGATATCTGTTTTTGTCCAGACTGGTTCCTTGGAATTCCTGTTGGGAATAAACATGAGGAAATTAAGACAGCTTAGGTATAGAATATGGACACACCTGAGCGTGAATCTAGGAGTTCTCTTTGAACTGGCCATCTTCCTGGTCCTTTCTAgcttataaaaatacatggagttttttttttttttttttggttacaatTTGTGGAGAGTACTGCTGGCACCCTGGGTACCTTGATATTAATGTCCAGAGACTTTTAAATATGTTGCGATGTGAAGGACAGTCCTGCCTAAAGAATTATCCCATTTAATATGCCAATGGTCTGCACTGGGAAACACTGAGGGAAGTCAGATGAATTTTCATAGCTGGGAAcgttagaaataaatatttgtggcctCTTTGTCAAAAATAGCTGTCACAACTCATGCAATAAAAAAATCTCATATACTTAGCTTTATAGGAGAGACTTTTAGGCTCTCATACAAAGCCTATTGATGTGAGTATGCCTTATGTCTAGTTCTGAGAGGTCAGTTATCTGGGTTCCTGACCAAGACAAACTGGGGGATAAGGGTGCTGCTATAATGGGACAGATAGGAAATTTCGGGAAATGACTGATCATGGAATGAAATGGAAGACTTATGAAAAACAGGCACAAGAAATATAAAAGCACAGAGGTGTAAGGGTTTTTTTACTGAAGTGAAATATCATTTATCTCAGCAGTTCTTTAGGATACTGTAGCACAGAATGTTGATGCTCATAATTATGACCTGAATCAAAACAAGAAATTAGTTTAATCCAATTTACTTTGTTTACAGAAGTCTAGATTGGGAGCcatacattttagaaatttaCAAATTATTAGTTTGCTTTCACcatggatttgtttttctttaaagttttcattCCATATATGAATACATGAATCTTCTGTCAAGTACGAATTTTGAATACCTAAATGTGTGCTAATAGATTGCTATTTGTATTGTAGGCTGAGAGCAGTTTcagtgaagaagaggaagaaaaacttcAAGCTGCATTTTCTCTAGAGAAACAAGATCTTCACCTAGTTCTTGAaacaatatcatttattttagaaCAGGTATTTTTATTGTCTCACATTTCCTAACCATTGTTTGTTTACTACATATTTGTATTGCTGTGATATCTATAACATTCTGATGGTTTTACAAAAAGTGTGCAAGATAGAAGCTgtgcatatattttaaagaagaatttcaatatagtaaaaaatatttgaatgcatGATTTCTTTCCACAGTTTTTCATTCTACAAAACAATCTTAATGTTAAGCCACTTTAGTAAAGTATTTGACAATATGAATGGAGACTTCGTTGACTTGAGACAGTTATAAAAGATTTGAATTTATTGTTACTTGGTATAATAATTTGcaaaatgaacacattttattttagaaattaaataaatgatttggtAGGATATATTTGACTAGGAtgataaaacatttagaaaagaagTATTATCATAATTCTTCCTACTGAGCTGTCCTTCTGCATCCCTTCTTCTCATCTAATTTAGTTCATTATTTAAACTTCTGTTCAAGTCACATCTTCTTTCCTTCAGCCTTGGTCCCTTGTActtgcagtttttctttatttggatttcttttatCCTTGGCTCATTGCAGTAGAGCACATTGTCAGTCTTTCATTGTTTCACTTGTCAGTTATGTCTCCTTTACTAGAGTTTGACTTTCTGGGGGGCCAGGATCATATTTTTTGTGCATCTTTTATAATCCTAGCACATTGCTGGGCTTAAAATAGATACTCAAATTTCTTTTGGTTGATTAAATAGAATACCcatgaaataaaactttaagtAATACTGTAGCTTCATGAACATTATAATGAACAGATACTGTTAGGAGGACAAGATGCCAGGTACCTATTACAGCCTTATACAGATTATAGATCATATAGAAAACTGTAGTTCCTACTGTTGATGGGCCTTcaatagaagaaaaggaaaattgaatAGGATAACGCAGCATGGGGTTTATGGTAAAGTTGTTCCAGAATAATGTAAGAAACAACAGGTACCACTGTTAACAAATTCTATAATTTTGTATTAAATATTACCTAAGAAGTTGATAGATGAAGATAGTTTTGAGAAAGTGCTTCTTGGAAAAATTCTTAGTTGGGAAACAAAACTGTTGCATACGTCTTTgagaaattaagtgaaataaataaatgaaattttaactagggtactgtattagtccattttgttttgctataacagaaaacctgagattgggtaatttataaagaacagaggtttatttgtcttacgattctgggacagctgcatctggtgctggcctcaggctgcttctactcatggtggaaaagcggcagacagccggcaggtacaagcagatcacatggcgagaggaagcaagagagaagagaggggaggtgccagggtcttttaaacaaccagctgttgtgggaactaacagaggaAGAACTCACTACTCCCTCCCCTAAGGAAGAGCATTAGTGCATTCATTTGGGATCTttccccatgattcaaacagctcccaacactgccacattggggatcagatttccacgtgagttcTGAGAGGACGataatccaaactccatcagtttaCGTAGCCAAGGCAAAGAAGTTTTTTCGTTATTTAGTAGATTTAGTACTACTTTAAGACACAGGCAAAAATGAGAAAGTTTAGTTTGAAGAATCTAGGCTATTTAATCCTGAATTTTCTAGCCTTTGGTTGTATATATTATAATTTGTACAGTAATCAAAAATGTCTGCAATAGGAATATGAAATattgttttgatttaaatttaaaaataattttgtattaattaCAGTTCAAAGAATCTGATGAATGTGAGggatatatgtaatttttttctctttaataggCAGTATATCACAATGTGAAGCCAGCAGCTTTGCAACAGCAACTAGAGAACATTCATCTTAGTCAAGACAAAGCAGAATCATTTGTCAATGCTTGGTCTTCTATGGGTCAAGAAACAGTTGAAAAGTTCAGGCAGAGGATTCTGGCTCCCCACAAGGTATAGGATATACTCTCCCAAAGATATTTTTCAATAATGTGCATTGTAAATTATTATACCTTTAGAGTTTTTaaagtgataatattttgttgagaggTAAAGTCAGGTAAAAGAAAGTATATATACAATATTCCTATACAATTATTTCCACATATTAACATATTTGCTACCACaatgtgatttaattttattGCCAGCTTAAAATATGCCTCCATAACTTAAGAATAGGAATgtgacagtcttttttcttttttcccctgagtGCTTGTGCAGAATGGGTTAGTTCTTTATCTGTGTCCCTATACAAAAGgcttattataattttttactgAATCATATAATTGTTTTCATGTGTCTGGATTAGTGGTTAGCAGAATACCTTGCAGGCAGTAGGTGCTcacttaatatttgttaaattgagTAGCTAATGGTGAATGACATGGacactttggaaaaaatataaaataacagtgTTATAAAGCTCTTTAGTAGCCTTCAATTCACTTTTGATGGagattgagatgatcatataggttttgtccttttttctattaatatgtTGCATTACAATCCTTAATTTTCAGATGTTCATCCAACTTTGTAATTCTGGGATAAATCACATTTGGTCATGTTTTATAACCCTTTTTATTATTTGGcaggatttgatttgctaatatatCGTTAAAgatttttccttctatatttatgagggtctgtagttttcttgtgatgtctggctggctttggtatcagggtaatactggttTCATAAAATTAGTTGTGAAGTGTTGCTCTCTACtcctctgttttctggaagaatttgtgaaggattggtattattttgcatttaccagcaatatatgaaagtTCCAGTAGTTCCAAATCCTTGTCAGTGCTTGGTAATGtcagttgtttttattaaaaCCATTCTATTAGGTTTGTagtggtatgttgtgtttttaatttgcatttccctaataacaaATTATGTTGATGGTCTTTTATGCATTTACTTGTTAACCATACATCTTCcctggtgaaatgtctattcaaaacTTTTGCCTAACTATAATATTTTCACATTATGACAGAAGtcttattatattaatataaagaaCAATCACAGGTATAAATCCTAGCATAGGGAAAGGCATGGGgatttttttggttgttacaatGTGTGGcaggtgtttgtttttgttctcttaagtttgtgagttctttatatattttgtataggTCCTTTGTCAAATAggtgatttgcagatattttctctcatgtgtaactttccttttcattctcttaacagtgtctttcccAGAGCAAAGGcttttaattctgatgaaatctgatatatcaatttttttcttttcctgatccTACTTTTGGTTTTGTATCTAAGAATTTGTAGTCTAATCCTGTATCTAAGAATTTGTAGTCTAATCCAATGTCACAAAgatattctcttttgttttcttcaaaatgttttatatgtttatgttttacatttaggtctttgatccattttgagttaattttgtgtaATACATAAAGTGCTGGTCAGAATTcattttttctgcatgtggatgtccattTGTTCCTGCATAATTTGCTAATAACATTATCCTTTCATTACTGAATTTCCCTGCCCTtcgtcaaaaatcatttgacttaTTTGTGTGAGTCTTTTTCAGGACTCTTTATTTGatttcattgatctgtttgtctatctTCATGCCTATATTGCACTGCCTTAATTagtgtagctttatagtaagttttaagATCAGGTAGTGTGAGTATgcttaactttgttctttttttttgtaattgttttggctattctagtttctttgtttttccatataaatttgaaaatcagatTTCCTTGAAATCTGTTCTGATGACTACATCTACAAAAAATCCTGCTGGGGTACTGGTTGAAATTGTGTTTAATTTATAGATCACTTCATGCGGAAATGACTTTTTAACAGTATTGACTGCATCTCTCCATTTAGGTTGTCTTTgaattctttcatcagtgttttttattttcaacatatgGATCCTGCACGTTTTGTTAGATTTGTAcctacatgttttattttcttttgagctGTTATAAGTGATActcttattaaaattttagtttccaattgtttattgctattatttagaaatacaattgatttttctatattgacCTTCTCTCCTTTGACCTTGGTAAATCCACTAATTAGTtatagcagttttttttttttttttgtggattccttgtgattttctttgtaggtagtcatatcatctgtgaatagttttatttcttcctttccaacctatacagcttttgtttgtttttcttgccttattttgctgactaggacttccagtatgattCTGAATAAGAGTGGTTAAGTCTGAACATCTTTGCTTTGTTCCCAGTTTTAGGAagaaagcatttagtctttcatAATTAAGTAGGATGTTAGTTGTAGGATTTTAAGAAATGCCTCTTTATTGTtttcatctctctccttttttttttttgtaactctgCATTCTAACTGCTCTCAAGTGTCCTCCACATCTGtttcatttatcaattctttcttcatttaacaatctccatttaaaaaaatctcttcttgctttttaatattagcctgttctttatttgtatttttctttttttataggaTCCATTTTTTCTCAGACTTTAGTAATCAGACTATAGTTAAAAACGTTTTTTCCCTGCTTCCAATAGTAAGTCATTTTTTAGTGTCTTCTGGAtggtagtttgtttttttaaagtattatttttttcccataggTTGTATTACATTAGCTTCTGTTTAAGAAATGGTTTAATCAGTTATCATATCAAATATGCAAAAAAGGAGGTGAAGGACATGATTAATTGTACATTGATTGGCCTTTTGAGAATGCTGGTTATTAGTTTTTGCTAATTCTGAGTACATGATAGGATAgctaatacattattttaatgccttctatacttaattaagataatgtaatagaaaatatttattgtgtttacTGTGGGCCAAATACTGTACTAAGTTCTTTAAATCTCACAAAACCCATTAATAGTTCTAGTTTATACTTATAAAATTGAGTCTTAGAGACATTAAATAACTTGCAGctaagtaagtggcagagttgggatttgacACTAATAGTCA
Protein-coding regions in this window:
- the COMMD10 gene encoding COMM domain-containing protein 10 isoform X5, with translation MAASGALILRESPSMKKAVSLINAIDIGRFPRLLTRILQKLHLKAESSFSEEEEEKLQAAFSLEKQDLHLVLETISFILEQLETVGWQLNLQMAHSSQAKLKSPQAVLQLGMSNEDSKSLEKVLVEFSHKELFDFYNKLETIQAQLDSLT
- the COMMD10 gene encoding COMM domain-containing protein 10 isoform X4, translated to MAASGALILRESPSMKKAVSLINAIDIGRFPRLLTRILQKLHLKAESSFSEEEEEKLQAAFSLEKQDLHLVLETISFILEQAVYHNVKPAALQQQLENIHLSQDKAESFVNAWSSMGQETVEKFRQRILAPHKSLEKVLVEFSHKELFDFYNKLETIQAQLDSLT
- the COMMD10 gene encoding COMM domain-containing protein 10 isoform X2, encoding MAASGALILRESPSMKKAVSLINAIDIGRFPRLLTRILQKLHLKAESSFSEEEEEKLQAAFSLEKQDLHLVLETISFILEQAVYHNVKPAALQQQLENIHLSQDKAESFVNAWSSMGQETVEKFRQRILAPHKLETVGWQLNLQMAHSSQAKLKSPQAVLQLGMSNEDSKLSATFRHE
- the COMMD10 gene encoding COMM domain-containing protein 10 isoform X3 — translated: MAASGALILRESPSMKKAVSLINAIDIGRFPRLLTRILQKLHLKAESSFSEEEEEKLQAAFSLEKQDLHLVLETISFILEQAVYHNVKPAALQQQLENIHLSQDKAESFVNAWSSMGQETVEKFRQRILAPHKLETVGWQLNLQMAHSSQAKLKSPQAVLQLGMSNEDSKEQH
- the COMMD10 gene encoding COMM domain-containing protein 10 isoform X1, whose product is MAASGALILRESPSMKKAVSLINAIDIGRFPRLLTRILQKLHLKAESSFSEEEEEKLQAAFSLEKQDLHLVLETISFILEQAVYHNVKPAALQQQLENIHLSQDKAESFVNAWSSMGQETVEKFRQRILAPHKLETVGWQLNLQMAHSSQAKLKSPQAVLQLGMSNEDSKSLEKVLVEFSHKELFDFYNKLETIQAQLDSLT